In the genome of Flavobacterium panacagri, one region contains:
- a CDS encoding TonB-dependent receptor: MKKIIKRNWLSPYLPVISLRMKLTTLLLMLSLMRIQASVYSQNTKLTLDVKNTSVEKLFNKIESVSEYRFLFESSIIDLNRKITLNVKKQKIDAILEEVFKDTDISYSVADRQIILVKKKKKVNLPEKSAFPNIVVEQGIEITGVVTDSRNLPIPGANVNEKGTKNGVSTDLDGKFTIRVNGTNSVLVFSFIGFENKEVTVGQSKSLSVILSEQNSALNEVVIVGYGAVKKKDLTGAVATVKSSDIVLSPVLSPMEALQGRVSGLDIQRGSGKAGTSPKVLLRGNRSLTASQDPLYIVDGIPSSIDNLNPNDIESIDVLKDASSTAIYGSSGANGVIIVTTKKAKAGKTQIDVNSYFGLNGFSSFPAPLTGDKWLSYKRDRFYLDNGYQATSLTDLGLNASAIAAIENGQYVNWIDETLQVGTQQNHNLFMRGGSEKVQGYFSLGYVGEEGIYQNDKVNSFNSRGGVDIKFSDKFKTGFQLILNYRKNSTTNSRINKAYSVYPLGVPFDENGIVNLYPIEGDPNNISILANNYPGAFANESLSYNVQFNPYMEFEFSKNLKLRSNLGTRFSGGRAGTFQNKNSYNLLSEGRTASEATYNMTLGYSYIWENILNYNFKLGKDHDFGLTGITSWADSRSEGTYMGGNGIDYDDFQFYNMGAVKNLTTRMNTYSQFNRMSFAGRFNYSFKGKYLFQLTNRWDGVSPLAEGNKWASFPSASLAWRISDESFMQGTSSWLNNLKLRLGYGISGSANIDPYSSLTRTATKTSSLSLGGSTALPMYVPTEHISNPDLTWERSTNTNLGLDVSVLHNRVDLVAEYYWTNTDGILWDRRLPTSSGGYDAKTPYKKTSNIATSQNRGFELSINTKNIDTENFKWNTSFTYTHATEKLTNIDLGNLTVAELISEGLFIGQTPAAGGVFYDYKKIGIWQLGQETEAALYGAKPGDIKLQTVPQVDANGVSDNGVHVYSTKDRMIVGNNVPDYFFGFQNTFKYKNFDCTVFVNGRYGGMMRAQVLGYWNKEAQPETYSYWTQDNPTNDFPRPGGSFNTQFQSSLELVDASYIKIKNITLGYSMPQDFLKRTGISSMRLYATSYNPFVFSRSHLLKNVDPESGGSDSFPLFKQVVFGLNLSL, translated from the coding sequence ATGAAAAAAATAATTAAAAGGAATTGGCTCAGTCCTTATTTGCCTGTAATCAGCCTAAGAATGAAACTAACCACACTATTATTGATGCTTTCGTTGATGAGAATTCAAGCGAGCGTCTATTCACAAAATACAAAGCTGACATTAGATGTAAAAAATACTTCAGTTGAGAAGCTGTTTAATAAAATCGAGTCTGTTTCAGAATACAGATTTCTTTTTGAAAGCAGTATAATTGACTTGAACAGAAAGATAACCCTTAATGTTAAGAAGCAGAAAATCGATGCGATATTAGAAGAAGTATTTAAAGATACTGACATTTCTTATAGTGTAGCCGATCGCCAGATTATATTGGTAAAGAAAAAAAAGAAGGTAAATCTACCAGAGAAAAGTGCGTTTCCGAATATTGTAGTTGAACAAGGAATTGAAATCACAGGAGTTGTAACAGACTCCAGAAATCTGCCAATACCGGGTGCGAATGTTAATGAAAAAGGAACTAAAAATGGAGTATCAACTGATTTAGACGGAAAGTTTACAATTCGTGTAAACGGAACCAATAGTGTTTTAGTTTTTTCTTTTATAGGATTTGAGAATAAAGAAGTAACTGTCGGTCAAAGTAAATCTTTGAGTGTGATTTTAAGCGAGCAAAATTCGGCACTAAATGAAGTCGTAATTGTAGGTTATGGAGCAGTAAAGAAAAAAGATTTGACAGGAGCTGTAGCAACAGTAAAATCGTCTGATATTGTTTTGAGTCCGGTTTTAAGTCCGATGGAAGCACTTCAGGGAAGAGTTTCGGGTTTGGATATTCAGCGTGGATCTGGAAAAGCAGGAACTTCTCCAAAAGTATTATTAAGAGGAAACCGATCTCTTACGGCTAGTCAGGATCCGTTATATATTGTGGATGGAATTCCTTCAAGTATTGATAATTTAAATCCGAATGATATTGAAAGCATCGATGTTTTAAAAGATGCTTCGTCAACAGCAATATATGGTTCTTCGGGAGCGAATGGAGTTATTATTGTTACCACTAAAAAAGCAAAAGCTGGAAAAACACAAATAGATGTTAACAGCTATTTTGGATTAAATGGTTTCTCTTCTTTCCCGGCGCCGCTTACAGGTGATAAATGGTTAAGTTACAAACGCGACCGATTTTATTTAGACAACGGATATCAGGCTACAAGTTTAACCGATTTAGGCTTAAACGCATCTGCCATTGCAGCTATCGAAAACGGACAGTATGTAAACTGGATTGATGAAACTTTACAGGTAGGAACGCAGCAAAATCATAACCTTTTTATGAGAGGCGGATCTGAAAAAGTTCAGGGATATTTCTCTTTAGGTTATGTTGGTGAAGAAGGAATCTATCAAAATGATAAAGTAAACAGTTTTAATTCAAGAGGAGGAGTTGATATTAAATTCAGTGATAAATTTAAAACAGGTTTTCAACTGATTTTAAACTATCGTAAAAACAGCACTACAAACAGTAGAATTAATAAGGCCTACAGCGTTTATCCTTTAGGAGTTCCATTTGACGAAAACGGCATTGTAAATCTTTATCCGATAGAAGGAGATCCCAACAATATTAGCATTTTGGCGAATAATTATCCGGGTGCTTTTGCTAATGAATCTTTAAGTTATAATGTACAGTTCAATCCTTATATGGAATTTGAATTTTCTAAAAACCTGAAGTTAAGATCTAATTTAGGAACGCGATTTTCAGGAGGCAGAGCAGGAACTTTCCAGAATAAAAATTCATACAATTTATTGTCCGAAGGAAGAACAGCAAGTGAGGCGACTTATAATATGACTTTGGGGTACAGTTATATCTGGGAAAATATCCTGAATTATAATTTTAAGCTAGGTAAAGATCATGATTTTGGTTTGACAGGAATTACCTCTTGGGCAGACAGTAGGTCAGAAGGAACTTATATGGGCGGTAACGGTATTGATTATGATGATTTCCAGTTTTATAATATGGGAGCTGTAAAAAATCTTACTACGAGAATGAATACTTACAGCCAGTTTAACAGAATGTCTTTTGCCGGACGTTTTAATTATAGTTTTAAAGGGAAATATTTGTTTCAGTTAACGAATAGATGGGACGGAGTTTCTCCTTTAGCCGAAGGCAATAAATGGGCCTCTTTTCCATCTGCATCATTGGCTTGGCGTATCAGTGATGAAAGCTTTATGCAAGGAACGAGTTCATGGTTGAATAACTTAAAACTAAGATTAGGTTACGGTATTTCAGGATCGGCAAATATTGATCCGTATTCTAGTTTGACCAGAACTGCAACTAAAACAAGCAGTCTTTCTCTTGGAGGTAGTACGGCTTTACCAATGTACGTGCCTACAGAGCATATTTCGAATCCGGATTTAACTTGGGAACGTTCGACAAATACGAACTTAGGTTTGGATGTTTCGGTATTACATAACAGAGTCGATCTTGTAGCAGAATATTATTGGACCAATACAGATGGTATTTTATGGGATCGTCGTCTGCCAACCAGTTCAGGTGGTTATGATGCTAAAACACCTTATAAAAAGACTTCGAATATTGCGACTTCTCAGAATAGAGGTTTTGAGCTTTCTATTAATACTAAAAATATTGATACCGAAAACTTCAAATGGAATACATCTTTTACTTACACGCACGCTACAGAAAAGTTGACGAACATTGATTTAGGAAATTTAACGGTTGCCGAATTAATTTCAGAAGGCCTTTTCATTGGACAGACTCCAGCTGCAGGAGGTGTATTTTATGATTATAAAAAAATAGGAATCTGGCAATTGGGTCAAGAAACTGAGGCGGCTTTGTATGGTGCTAAACCGGGAGATATAAAATTGCAAACAGTTCCACAAGTTGATGCTAATGGAGTATCGGATAATGGTGTACACGTTTATTCTACAAAAGACAGAATGATCGTAGGAAACAATGTTCCAGATTATTTCTTTGGTTTTCAAAACACATTCAAATACAAGAATTTTGATTGTACGGTATTTGTAAACGGAAGATATGGCGGTATGATGCGTGCTCAGGTTTTAGGATATTGGAACAAAGAAGCACAACCAGAAACGTATAGTTATTGGACACAAGACAATCCGACAAACGATTTTCCTAGACCGGGCGGTAGTTTTAATACACAGTTTCAATCTTCATTAGAATTGGTGGATGCCTCTTATATCAAAATCAAAAATATTACTTTGGGATATTCGATGCCGCAAGATTTCCTTAAAAGAACAGGGATAAGTTCAATGAGACTTTATGCAACGTCTTACAATCCTTTTGTTTTTAGCCGAAGCCATTTGTTGAAAAATGTAGATCCAGAAAGTGGAGGGTCAGATTCATTTCCATTATTTAAACAAGTTGTTTTTGGTCTTAATTTATCATTATAG
- a CDS encoding FecR family protein, translating into MTPNSKLINVLREIKSKGNVDATTIASLSPEEQDLIQNLQSNGLLEEALSYAESIDTDENWEELEGKLNVNKKSVVINWRNVYQYAAIFICLLGLVYLIQYKTGKQSKPEVPSDAIQLVLENGDIQVLNPNGEQQIIKKNGEVVASQKENEINYRSDKAINKLVYNEIKIPYGKTFKIKLSDGTSVSMNAGSSLKYPVQFIKGHNREVVLEGEAFFDVAKDKTHPFIVKTRGVDVKVLGTKFNVSSYKEDQDINTVLVEGSVSLSDKNNKKAMLEPGEKGSWNKEETEIAVEKVDTRFYTEWINGEIVFRKTAFKDIVIKLERTYNVKIENNRQDILDKKFNASFNKNIESIDKVLETMSKIMGFTYKKEGELIKIN; encoded by the coding sequence ATGACTCCAAATTCAAAATTGATTAACGTCCTAAGGGAAATAAAGTCCAAAGGAAATGTTGATGCTACTACAATAGCATCTTTATCTCCGGAAGAACAGGATTTAATACAAAACCTTCAAAGTAATGGTTTACTGGAAGAAGCATTATCGTATGCAGAATCGATAGATACTGATGAAAACTGGGAAGAACTGGAAGGAAAATTAAATGTAAATAAAAAGTCAGTCGTAATTAACTGGAGAAATGTTTATCAGTACGCGGCAATTTTTATTTGTCTTTTAGGATTGGTTTATCTTATTCAATATAAAACTGGTAAACAATCAAAGCCAGAGGTTCCTTCAGATGCTATTCAGTTGGTCTTGGAAAATGGAGATATTCAGGTTTTAAATCCTAATGGAGAACAACAAATAATTAAGAAAAATGGAGAAGTAGTGGCTTCTCAGAAAGAAAATGAAATTAATTATCGTTCGGATAAAGCGATTAATAAATTGGTTTACAATGAGATTAAAATTCCTTATGGTAAAACCTTTAAAATAAAGTTGTCGGATGGAACTTCGGTAAGTATGAATGCAGGTTCTTCTTTAAAATACCCAGTCCAATTTATTAAAGGACATAATAGGGAAGTAGTTTTAGAAGGAGAAGCTTTTTTTGATGTGGCAAAAGACAAAACACATCCATTTATTGTAAAAACAAGAGGTGTCGATGTAAAGGTTTTAGGAACAAAATTTAACGTGAGTTCATACAAAGAAGACCAAGATATTAATACAGTATTGGTCGAAGGTTCGGTTAGTTTATCGGATAAAAACAATAAAAAAGCAATGCTTGAACCAGGTGAAAAAGGATCTTGGAATAAGGAAGAAACAGAAATCGCTGTCGAAAAAGTAGATACTCGTTTTTACACAGAATGGATTAATGGTGAAATTGTTTTTAGAAAAACAGCTTTTAAAGATATCGTTATCAAGCTCGAACGAACTTACAATGTAAAGATTGAAAATAACAGACAAGATATTTTGGATAAAAAATTTAATGCCAGCTTCAATAAAAATATTGAAAGTATAGATAAGGTATTGGAAACAATGAGTAAAATAATGGGGTTCACTTATAAAAAAGAAGGGGAACTGATAAAAATAAACTAA
- a CDS encoding sigma-70 family RNA polymerase sigma factor, producing MLNYKDFKTFETLYKEHFVFFSLVSFNIVKDKDVAKDIVQDFFTYLWEKEETLNFSISFKAYGTKAIKNLSLQYLEKTKTISLQNTKIVTPKSEEQTAFENTEENKKPKIQTLIDKIPQSRREIFISHVVEGLSYAEIAEDHNISINTVKTQMKRAYASLRESQNLSQLKFILYFIWLIK from the coding sequence ATGCTGAATTATAAAGATTTTAAAACATTTGAAACCTTATACAAAGAACACTTTGTCTTTTTTTCATTGGTTTCGTTTAACATTGTAAAGGATAAAGATGTAGCAAAAGACATTGTTCAGGATTTTTTTACTTACCTCTGGGAAAAAGAAGAAACACTAAATTTCAGCATTTCGTTTAAAGCCTATGGTACAAAAGCAATTAAAAATCTAAGTCTTCAGTATTTAGAAAAAACCAAAACAATCAGCCTGCAAAACACCAAAATTGTTACACCTAAATCTGAAGAGCAGACAGCATTTGAGAATACAGAAGAGAACAAAAAACCAAAAATTCAAACTTTAATAGATAAAATTCCTCAATCCAGAAGAGAAATTTTTATATCCCACGTTGTCGAAGGATTGAGTTATGCTGAAATCGCAGAAGACCACAATATCTCCATAAATACTGTAAAAACACAAATGAAAAGAGCTTATGCTTCTTTACGAGAATCTCAAAATCTCTCTCAGTTAAAATTCATACTGTATTTTATATGGCTAATAAAATAG
- a CDS encoding alpha/beta fold hydrolase translates to MNHTLYKNTKISFSDAGKGNTIIFLHGFLENKKMWKDYVAFFSDKYRIITIDLLGHGESDSLGYVHEMEDNANAVNKVLEHLKIEKATILGHSMGGYVGLAFAELFPQKIQKLVLLNSTSKEDNPEKKINRTRAIKAVKQNYVAFVSLAIANLFSENNRTRLVDEIEKVKAEALKTPLQGIIASLEGMKIRKDREWLLQENRFPVLLILGKKDPVLNYEDSLSQIEDTTAELVSFEDGHMSQIENKEALKTVLADFFE, encoded by the coding sequence TTGAATCACACTTTATACAAAAACACCAAAATATCTTTTTCCGACGCTGGAAAAGGAAACACAATTATTTTCCTTCATGGTTTTCTCGAAAACAAAAAAATGTGGAAAGACTATGTTGCTTTTTTCTCCGATAAATACCGCATTATTACAATTGATTTACTAGGACATGGCGAATCAGATTCTCTAGGTTATGTTCATGAAATGGAAGACAATGCGAATGCAGTAAACAAAGTTTTAGAACATTTAAAAATTGAAAAAGCCACAATCTTAGGACATTCAATGGGCGGTTATGTAGGTTTGGCTTTCGCCGAATTATTTCCACAGAAAATCCAAAAATTAGTTTTACTGAATTCCACTTCTAAAGAGGACAATCCCGAGAAAAAAATCAACAGAACTAGAGCTATAAAAGCAGTAAAACAAAATTATGTCGCTTTCGTAAGTCTGGCAATAGCCAATTTATTCAGCGAAAACAACAGAACCCGATTAGTAGACGAAATTGAAAAAGTAAAAGCCGAAGCTTTAAAGACACCTTTACAAGGAATCATAGCTTCATTGGAAGGAATGAAAATACGAAAAGACCGCGAATGGCTTTTACAAGAAAATCGTTTTCCCGTTTTATTAATCTTAGGAAAAAAAGATCCGGTTCTAAATTACGAAGACAGTCTTTCTCAAATTGAAGATACAACAGCAGAATTAGTTTCTTTTGAAGACGGCCACATGAGCCAAATCGAGAATAAAGAAGCCTTAAAAACTGTTTTAGCAGATTTCTTCGAATAA
- a CDS encoding PD-(D/E)XK nuclease family protein, whose protein sequence is MINDTFLQKLAGVVIQDYAEKLSQVTIILPNKRAKVFLIEALKNTTDKTIIAPEITSIEDFVQNVASIRSVDSIELLFEFYEVYLSITEKKNQQSFELFANWAKTLLQDFNEIDRYLLDPSHVLSYLKDIEDIKKWGLEVDQKTKLLENYIDFWKLLPSYYESLYNHLLFKSIGYQGLVYREAVNNLNHFSNTIGNRIFIFAGFNALNAAEEKIVQHLLALDQAKIFWDADQTFLNDPYHDAGLFLRRFKESWKHYKGHPFEWIADDFSQSKNIQVIGTPKTIGQAKLAGSIIEDLINENPNASLDKVAVVLGEENLLVPVLYSLPSSVGALNITMGYSGKNNPSQILVAKLFKMHTNALSRKGSSYVFYYKDVLDILTHPLVEPYAGTQALVRIIKENNYTFITYQKILELHPDQSKFFTLLFEKWEKGSVAVLNNISALLIAVKDHFSNDNEEEKIAKAFVYGVFKVINKLINYYSKHHHIDNIDTLHAIYKQIIDLAEVSFEGEPLRGLQIMGVLESRVLDFETVIITSMNEGKFPAGKSQNSFIPYDVKRELGLPTFKEKDAIYTYHFYHLLQRAKNIYLIYNTENDGLDAGERSRFITQLEVEKQRRHNLTFDIYNPVLPNVAHEPISVPKSELVMERLREIAITGFSPSALTSYIRNPIEFYFQKILRIREVEEVEENIALNTLGTIIHETLKALYEPFVGKFISENDLLNCFKLLDDEVLKQFKLVYKEGEIKKGRNLLAFEVAKRNVSNFLRMELESVKNNEAIQIIALEQTFEREFVHPKLPFPVLIKGNVDRIEQRDGKIRIIDYKTGKVEKSNVVLKTWNGLTQELKNDKIIQVLAYAFMFEKEAGNLPIEVGIISFKNLKSGFLPFGYKEEKELNNVVTTQILNSYLDEIANLLGEIFDVGIPFEEKI, encoded by the coding sequence ATGATAAATGATACTTTTCTTCAAAAGCTGGCTGGTGTTGTAATTCAGGATTATGCTGAAAAACTTTCTCAAGTAACTATAATTCTTCCTAATAAAAGGGCAAAAGTTTTTTTAATTGAAGCGCTTAAAAATACAACGGATAAAACAATAATTGCCCCAGAAATTACAAGTATTGAAGACTTTGTACAGAACGTTGCATCTATTCGTTCTGTTGATTCGATTGAGCTTTTGTTTGAGTTTTACGAAGTTTATTTGTCTATTACAGAAAAGAAAAATCAGCAGTCGTTTGAATTGTTTGCAAATTGGGCCAAAACGCTATTGCAGGATTTTAATGAAATTGACCGCTATCTTTTAGATCCTTCTCATGTCTTGTCTTACTTGAAAGATATTGAAGATATAAAAAAGTGGGGGCTGGAAGTAGATCAGAAAACAAAACTTCTCGAAAATTATATTGACTTTTGGAAATTACTTCCTTCTTACTACGAGTCATTATATAATCATTTGTTATTTAAATCTATCGGTTATCAAGGTTTGGTGTATCGGGAAGCGGTAAATAATCTGAATCATTTCTCTAATACTATTGGGAATCGCATTTTTATTTTTGCCGGATTTAATGCTTTAAATGCAGCTGAGGAAAAAATAGTACAGCATCTCCTTGCTTTAGACCAAGCTAAAATATTTTGGGATGCAGATCAAACTTTTTTGAATGACCCTTATCATGATGCCGGACTTTTTTTAAGACGTTTTAAAGAAAGTTGGAAACATTATAAAGGGCATCCTTTTGAATGGATTGCAGATGATTTTTCGCAGTCAAAAAACATTCAGGTTATTGGAACTCCTAAAACAATTGGACAGGCAAAATTGGCGGGAAGTATCATTGAGGATTTAATCAATGAAAATCCAAATGCATCTTTGGACAAAGTAGCTGTTGTGTTGGGAGAAGAGAATTTGCTGGTTCCGGTTTTGTATTCACTTCCTTCTTCTGTAGGAGCTTTAAATATTACAATGGGTTATTCGGGTAAGAATAATCCGTCTCAGATTTTGGTTGCCAAATTGTTTAAAATGCATACCAATGCACTTTCGAGAAAAGGAAGTAGTTATGTTTTTTATTATAAAGATGTGTTGGATATTTTAACGCATCCTTTGGTGGAGCCTTATGCTGGTACTCAAGCATTAGTTAGGATCATCAAAGAGAATAATTATACTTTTATTACATATCAAAAAATTCTAGAGCTTCATCCGGATCAATCCAAATTTTTTACTCTTTTGTTTGAAAAATGGGAAAAAGGTTCTGTTGCTGTATTGAATAATATTTCAGCGTTATTGATTGCTGTAAAAGATCATTTCAGTAATGATAATGAAGAAGAAAAAATTGCAAAAGCATTTGTATATGGTGTCTTTAAGGTAATTAATAAACTTATAAATTATTACTCTAAACATCATCATATTGATAATATTGATACGCTTCATGCGATTTACAAGCAGATTATTGATTTGGCTGAAGTGTCTTTTGAGGGTGAGCCATTGCGTGGTCTGCAGATTATGGGGGTTTTGGAAAGTAGGGTTCTTGATTTTGAAACGGTTATTATTACATCGATGAATGAAGGTAAATTTCCAGCTGGAAAATCACAGAATTCATTTATTCCTTACGACGTGAAACGAGAATTGGGACTTCCAACTTTTAAAGAGAAAGATGCGATTTATACCTATCACTTTTATCATCTGCTTCAAAGAGCAAAAAATATCTATTTGATTTATAATACTGAAAACGATGGATTGGATGCTGGTGAAAGAAGCCGTTTTATTACACAGTTGGAAGTAGAGAAACAAAGAAGGCATAATCTAACTTTTGATATTTACAATCCAGTTCTGCCTAATGTGGCGCATGAACCTATTTCAGTTCCAAAATCGGAATTGGTTATGGAGCGTTTAAGGGAAATTGCGATAACTGGTTTTTCGCCATCTGCATTGACGAGTTATATTCGAAATCCGATTGAGTTTTATTTCCAGAAAATACTAAGAATTCGTGAAGTTGAAGAAGTGGAGGAGAATATTGCTTTGAATACTTTGGGAACAATTATACATGAGACATTAAAAGCTTTGTATGAGCCTTTTGTTGGTAAATTTATTTCGGAGAATGATCTTTTAAATTGCTTTAAACTGTTGGATGATGAAGTTTTAAAACAGTTTAAATTAGTTTATAAAGAGGGAGAAATTAAAAAAGGGCGAAATCTTTTGGCTTTTGAAGTCGCAAAACGAAATGTTTCTAATTTCTTGAGGATGGAATTGGAGTCTGTGAAAAATAATGAAGCGATTCAGATTATAGCTTTGGAACAGACATTTGAACGTGAATTTGTTCATCCGAAACTGCCCTTTCCTGTTTTAATTAAAGGAAATGTGGATAGAATTGAGCAACGTGATGGAAAAATTAGAATTATCGATTATAAGACGGGAAAAGTAGAGAAGTCGAATGTAGTGTTGAAGACATGGAATGGGTTGACACAAGAGCTTAAAAATGATAAAATTATCCAAGTTTTGGCGTATGCCTTTATGTTTGAAAAAGAAGCTGGCAATTTACCTATTGAGGTAGGGATCATTTCGTTTAAAAATTTAAAATCTGGTTTTTTGCCTTTTGGGTATAAAGAAGAGAAAGAATTAAATAACGTTGTAACTACACAAATACTGAATTCTTATTTAGATGAAATTGCTAATCTGCTTGGTGAAATATTTGATGTAGGTATTCCTTTTGAAGAAAAAATATGA
- a CDS encoding OmpA family protein, translating to MKHLNKLLVAVLMAMGLNAHAQDSNNPWAISFGVNAVDTRTSSGSGSGFFDQHFSQPFAVKDNWNILPSLSYIGVNRYVGSGFSVGLQGSVNKIDKLVTFNPAAAGHDSRGNVVTNPGDLMYYGIDATIKYSFQELIKSKVIDPSLSVGGGYTFFGDNSFGTVNPGAGVTFWFTDAIGLELATRYKWAVAANDAKPLDRSVFQHTAGLVFKFGGKDTDGDGIYDKDDACPDVAGLKQFNGCPDTDGDGIVDASDACPDVFGLAALNGCPDTDGDGIADKDDACPDVAGLAALKGCPDTDGDGIADKDDKCPTVAGPKENGGCPFLDADKDGVIDKDDDCPTVPGPASNRGCPEVTSAALEDLKVQARAIYFNSGKATFKTGDKETPARLDAIKEILKNYPNAKFSIEGHTDSTGSAKVNDKLSQDRANAVLNALVERGVNPENLEAKGFGSSQPVASNKTAAGKAQNRRTEIRHIGSKYQGKL from the coding sequence ATGAAACATCTTAACAAACTTTTAGTTGCTGTATTGATGGCGATGGGTTTAAATGCTCACGCGCAAGACAGTAACAATCCATGGGCGATCTCTTTTGGGGTTAATGCTGTGGATACAAGGACTAGTTCAGGTTCAGGAAGTGGATTTTTTGATCAGCACTTCTCTCAGCCATTCGCAGTAAAAGACAACTGGAATATTCTTCCTTCTTTATCTTACATTGGTGTAAACAGATATGTAGGTAGCGGTTTCTCTGTTGGTTTACAAGGATCTGTAAACAAAATTGATAAATTGGTTACTTTCAACCCAGCTGCTGCAGGTCATGATTCAAGAGGAAACGTTGTAACAAATCCTGGTGACTTAATGTACTACGGAATTGATGCTACTATCAAATACAGCTTCCAAGAATTAATCAAATCTAAAGTGATTGATCCTTCGTTATCTGTTGGTGGGGGTTATACTTTCTTCGGAGATAACAGTTTTGGAACTGTTAACCCAGGTGCTGGTGTTACTTTCTGGTTTACAGATGCTATTGGTTTAGAATTAGCTACAAGATACAAATGGGCTGTAGCTGCTAATGATGCTAAGCCTCTTGATAGATCAGTTTTCCAACACACTGCAGGTTTAGTTTTCAAATTCGGAGGTAAAGATACTGACGGAGACGGAATCTATGACAAAGATGATGCTTGTCCAGATGTTGCTGGTTTAAAACAATTCAACGGATGTCCTGATACTGACGGAGACGGAATCGTTGATGCTTCTGACGCTTGTCCAGATGTATTTGGTTTAGCTGCATTAAACGGATGTCCTGATACTGACGGAGACGGAATCGCTGATAAAGATGACGCTTGTCCAGATGTTGCTGGTTTAGCTGCTTTAAAAGGTTGTCCTGATACTGACGGTGACGGAATCGCTGATAAAGATGACAAATGTCCTACAGTTGCTGGTCCTAAAGAAAATGGTGGTTGTCCATTCTTAGATGCTGATAAAGATGGTGTTATCGACAAAGATGACGACTGTCCTACAGTTCCAGGGCCTGCTAGTAACAGAGGATGTCCAGAAGTAACTTCAGCTGCATTAGAAGATCTTAAAGTTCAAGCTAGAGCAATCTACTTCAACTCAGGAAAAGCTACTTTCAAAACTGGTGACAAAGAAACTCCAGCTAGATTAGATGCTATTAAAGAAATCCTTAAAAACTATCCAAACGCGAAATTCTCTATTGAAGGACACACAGATAGTACAGGTTCTGCTAAAGTAAACGATAAACTTTCTCAAGATAGAGCTAACGCTGTATTAAACGCTTTAGTTGAAAGAGGAGTTAATCCAGAAAACTTAGAAGCTAAAGGATTTGGATCTTCTCAACCAGTTGCAAGTAACAAAACTGCTGCAGGTAAAGCTCAAAACAGAAGAACTGAAATTAGACACATTGGTTCTAAATACCAAGGAAAACTATAA